DNA sequence from the Methanolobus psychrophilus R15 genome:
AGAGACTTACCCACGACTCATGAATATGAGTATTGATGAGATAACGAGGTTCATTGGCGAATCCGGGTACAAGGAAGATGTCGATGAGCTGGCTCTAACCTACGAAGGTGTAGACCTTATTGAACACTCCCTGAACAGGAACCTATCTGTTACCTTTAGGAAACTCCTGAACATCTCCGAGGGAGAGGTCAATTTCCTTATTTCGGAATATGTCAAGGAATACGACATCTGGAACATAAAGACGATCCTCCGAGGAAAGTATTGCAGGGCTTCAACAAAGGAAATCCTGGAATCTCTCGTCGCTGGAGGAACTCTTACCTATACTTTCCTGTCCAGCCTGGCTGGGAAGGAGGTCGAGGATGTTATATCCGAGTTTGAAGGTACTGAATATTATCCGATACTCAAGAACTATAACGGCACAAATCTCTCCGATGTTGAGAATCAGCTTGACAAGTTGTACTACGCTGGTCTTTTTGCCGTGGCAGGTGGCTCTAAATCAAAAGATCGTAAGCTGTTTGCCAAGTTCATAAGAGCGGGAATTGATATAAAGAACCTGATGATTCTTTTCCGCCTGAAAAGGGCAGGGATCACTGACCCCCAGATGATGGGTATCATGATCGAGGGCGGCCTTGAGATAGAACCCAAGGACATACAAAAACTGATGCCACTTTCCTTTGAAGAGTTCATAGAAGAGCTTGACAATTACTCTTACTGGAAAGAGATATCTGATCTGGTGAATCCGGGTATGCAATCACTGATCGATGTTGAAACACGACTAAAGAAATACAGGCTTAAATCTGCAGCAAGTTTTTCACATGTTTATCCCCTCTCAATAGTACCAATCATGGACTACATGCTAACCAAGCAGAATGAGGTAAACAACCTGCGGATAATAGTGCGTGGCAAAGCCGCCAACCTCAGTGATGAAGTAATCAGGGAACAGTTGGTGATCTGATGGAATTAGCAGTAGTTGGACGCAGCGAGTTCGTTACAGGATTCAGACTCGCAGGTGTCAGAAAAATATTTGAAGTTAATGATGGCGAACTTGAACCTATCGTGCATAAGATACTTGAGGATCGGGAAGTCGGTATTCTTGTAATGCACGGCGATGATCTCAATAAACTACCGGAGACGCTGAGGAACACTATCAATGACTCTGTTGAGCCAACTGTTGTGACTCTTGGAGGTAGTGGTCAAAGTTCGAACCTAAGGGAAAAAATAAAACAATCGGTAGGTGTTGATCTGTGGAAATGAAAGGTGAAATTTATCGAGTGGCAGGCCCTGTCGTTACTATTAGAGGTATCAGGCCAAAAATGTACGACGTGGTCCATGTTGGTCACGAAGGATTAATGGGTGAAGTTATCAGGATACAGGGAGACAAAGCCACTGTTCAGGTATACGAGGACACATCCGGCATCAGGCCGGGAGAGCCCGTAGTGAACACTGGGATGTCACTCTCCGTGGAACTTGGCCCGGGTTTATTGGAAAGCATTTATGATGGTATCCAGAGACCTTTGATGGTCCTGCAGGAAAAGATGGGTGACTTCATTCAGAGAGGAGTCACAGCTAACGGACTTGACCGTGAGAGAGTATGGGAATTCAAACCCCTTGTCAGGAACGGCGACTCCGTAAAGGGCGGCGATGTGCTAGGTCTTGTGCAGGAAACTGAGAATATCGAACATAAGATCATGGTTCCGCCTGCAGTGTCAGGAACTATTTCTGAGATCAAGTCCGGTAGTTTCAAAGTTGACGAGACTATATGTGTACTCTCAAGCGGCACAGAAATATCAATGATGCAGAAGTGGCCTGTAAGAAAGCCACGTCCGGTGGGCAAGAAGCTCATGCCAAACAGGCCCCTTATCACCGGCCAGAGGATCCTTGATGGTCTGTTCCCGGTTGCAAAAGGCGGTACAGCGGCTATCCCCGGTCCATTCGGCTCCGGAAAGACCGTTACCCAGCAGCAGCTTGCAAAGTGGAGTGACACTGACATTGTGGTCTACATAGGATGCGGCGAACGTGGGAATGAGATGGCCGATGTGCTTAACGAGTTCCCCGAACTCCAGGACCCCAAGACAGGACGCCCGCTCATGGAGCGCACAGTGCTTATCGCTAACACTTCAAACATGCCTGTGGCAGCCCGTGAGGCTTCCGTTTACACAGGTATCACCATTGCGGAATACTACCGTGACATGGGATACGATGTATCACTGATGGCTGACTCAACCTCAAGATGGGCAGAAGCAATGAGGGAAATCTCCTCAAGACTTGAAGAGATGCCTGGTGAGGAAGGGTATCCTGCATACCTTTCAGCAAGACTCTCCGAGTTCTATGAGAGGGCAGGATATGTACGTACTCTTGAAGGTCAGGAAGGCTCTATCACTGTTATCGGTGCAGTATCACCTCCTGGTGGCGACTTCTCCGAGCCGGTCACACAGAACACCCTGCGTATTGTGAAGGTATTCTGGGCACTGGATGCAAAACTCGCACAGAGGAGACACTTCCCGTCAATTAACTGGCTGACTAGCTACAGTCTGTACACACAGGGACTTGCCGACTGGTTCAGTGAGAACGTGGCACCTGACTGGGTAACTCTCAGGGACCATGCAATGGATCTCCTCCAGCAGGAAGCAGAACTCCAGGAGATCGTTCAGCTGGTTGGTTCCGATGCCCTGCCAGAGGACCAGCAGATCGTGCTCGAGATATCCCGTATGATAAGGGAATATTTCCTGCAGCAGAATGCTTTCCACCCGGTGGACACATACTGCCCGTTCGACAAGCAGTACAAATTACTGAAGGCAATCTCCAAGTACGGTGAGATGGCAACAGCAGCACTGGAATCAGGAATTCCGATGAAGGATATCCTGTCCGTGGAGTCAAAGGATGAGCTTGCAAAGGTCAAGTTCGAAGAGGACTTCCAGAGTGCACTGGACGCTGTCATGACCAAGATGGATAAGGAATTCGCACAGCTTGGGGGTAAGTAAAAATGACCAAGGAATATAAGACAATCACAGAGATCTCAGGACCACTGGTGTTCCTTGAGAAGACTGAGCCGGTTGGTTACGGTGAACTTGTTCTCATCAACCTTCCGGACGGGACCACCAAAAGAGGACAAGTCCTTGATACTTCCGCTGACCTGGTAGCAGTCCAGGTCTTTGAAGGTACGGGCGGACTCAATGAAGAGTCCGGTGTGGTCTTCACAGGCGAGACGATCAAGCTCCCAGTATCCAAGGACATGCTTGGCCGTATCCTCTCCGGTTCCGGTGAGCCACTGGACGGCGGACCGCGCATCATTCCCGAAGACAGGGTGGATGTTAACGGTGCATCAATGAATCCATATTCAAGGATGCCTCCGGAGGATTTCATCCAGACCGGTATATCAACCATTGACGGTACAAACACCCTTGTACGTGGCCAGAAGCTCCCTATCTTCTCAGGATCAGGTCTTCCCCACAATGAGATCGCACTGCAGATAGCACGTCAGGCAAAGGTTCCCGGTTCCACCGAGGAATTCGCAGTAGTGTTCGCTGCAATGGGTATTACAAGTGAGGAAGCACAGTACTTCATGGAGGACTTCGAGAAGACCGGTGCCCTTGAGAGAGCGGTGGTTTTCCTTAATCTTGCAGACGACCCTGCAGTCGAGCGCCTGATCACACCAAGGATGGCCCTTACAGCAGCCGAATACCTTGCATACGAGCATGACATGCACGTACTGGTTATCCTTACGGATATCACCAACTACTGTGAGGCACTCCGTCAGATGGGTGCAGCCCGTGAAGAGGTTCCGGGAAGGCGTGGTTACCCAGGTTATATGTACACTGACCTTGCATCACTCTACGAGCGTGCAGGTGTTATCAAGGGAAGAAAGGGTTCAGTCACACAGTTCTCAATCCTTACCATGCCCGGTGACGATATCACCCACCCGATCCCTGACCTTTCAGGCTACATCACCGAAGGACAGATCGTGGTTTCAAGGGAACTGCACAGAAAAGGTATCTATCCCCCTATAAACGTACTGCCTTCACTCTCCCGTCTGATGAACTCGGGCATTGGTGCAGGCAAGACCAGGGATGACCACAAGGCAGTCTCTGACCAGATGTATGCAGCCTACGCAGAAGGCCGTGACCTCAGGGGTCTCGTTGCAATCGTAGGTAAGGAAGCACTCTCCGAGAGGGACCAGAGGATCCTTGAGTTCGCAGACCTTTTCGAGGACAGGTTCGTCCGCCAGGGAAGGGACGAGGACAGGACAATCGAGGATACCCTGAACGTCTCCTGGAGCATCCTTGCAGAACTTCCGGAAGCCCTGCTTACAAGAGTGGACAACAAGTACATCGAGAAGTACCACCCTGCTCATAAGAGCAAGTAACTGAAAGGTGATCCTACATGGGCGTAAAAGATGTAAAACCAACACGGTCCGAGCTCATTGAGCTCAAGAAGAAGATCAAGCTCTCCCAGGGCGGCCACAAGCTGCTTAAGATGAAGAGGGACGGACTTATCCTTGAGTTCTTCGAGATACTCGGCAAGGCCAAGGATGTCAGGACCGAGCTGGATGCCGCCTATGAAGTCGCTTCCCGGAGGATATCCATTGCAAATGCTGTTGACGGTACTATTACCGTCAAATCCACTTCTTTTGCCCTCCAGGGCAAACCGGAGATAGAGCTGGAAAGCCGCAATATCATGGGTGTCGTTGTTCCCAAGATCGAGTCATCAAGTGTCCACAAAACACTTGATGAGCGTGGTTACGGTATTGTCGGTACCAGTTCCTATACGGATGAAGCAGCAGATTCCTATGAGATTCTTGTCGAGAAGATCATCCTTGCAGCAGAGATCGAGACCACCATAAAGAAACTTCTCGAGGATATCGAGAAGACTAAAAGGCGTGTCAATGCTCTCGAGTTCAAGGTGATCCCCGAACTTCAGGAAGCAATGAACTTCATCAGGCTCCGTCTCGAAGAGATGGAAAGGGAAAACACTTTCAGGCTGAAGAGGATCAAAGGTTAACTCCTTATGAGCACTCCCAATGGTCGCCCAAACCTGGTCGACCGCTTTTTTATAAGACTATCCCGACCTGAGAACTTAGCTAGGATACTTAGGTGGGCCTGGTTCATTTCCCTAGTCATGCTTGTATTAGGTTATATCATCATTTATACTAAGATCAGGCATATAATCCCGATCTGAGTTTTCTATTTCTTCATAGTTCATTTTATAATTATTTGTCTTTCGTTATGTTGTAGTATTTATAGTTTCGAAATGAGCTTAATCATGTAGCTATTATTATATTAACTGCTAACTGGTTTCTCCCAAAAACAAAACCTTAAGCCAAAGAAAAAGAGAACCTGAATAGATCTTAGTTATTCGGGGCATATCAACCAATTGATGATATTATTGTTTAAATGCATGTTTAGATATGATGATAATTGCTTATTTTATTCAGTTACCAAGAAATCACAAATATTTTTACAGAAATGCATGTATTCTTATACTGTGGAACGAAAACTGCAAAAAGGACAGCATACAATATGGAAAACCACAAAGCCCATATTGCGTCTAATGATAGCGCCAATGCAAATACTATCGAGTATCAAATTTATGATGTCTGGTTTTGGGTGTTGTTGCTATGGTCCCACATGTAAACTCTCACAGTTGCGTCATGCAATTCTTTCTTTGTTTCAGCTTCGATGAAGTTTCTAGACTGTGGAGATATTTTATACCATGCAAGCGTATCTGTGACAATCCAACCTCGCTCATGGATCTCAGTGACATTTTCTAGCATTTCGATATTCTTTAGGACTATGGAATTGGAATATACATCCCGGGACCCATTGTTTAACGTAAAGGATTCCATGCCGGTGCCAACAACGTTGAAAGCTAGCCAATAATCATTCTTTCCCATATAGAACTGGGCGGGAGCGGTCCATGTGGAGATAACAACATCTTCCGGCTGCATATTACTGCTTACATATGAGTATGCCTTTCTGAAATCTGCAAGGGGTGCATTGGGACCCAGATCATACACCTCCTTTGGTGTAAACGTGAAGGCCGGGGAAAAGTACATCAGAAATATTAGTGAGACTACCGTTATTGAGTATATTACAGGCTTTATTGGAATATTTGGAGAAAGGTTGTCTTGGACTGCATTCTTGCCACGGACACCAGCAGAGCCAGTATCATTTTTTGTACTGTCATTGGTTTTTAATGGACCGAATCTCTTACTTACTGTATGTGAGGTATACTCAACTACGAAATCAAGAAAATAAGCTGCAAGAATAAAAAGTACAGGTACAACGAAATACAGGTAACGGATCCCAAAAAGAAGGACGTGGAAGAATATCAAATAAAAAGGAATGACAACAGATAGTGTCAGGAGTAATCCTTTTCTCCAATCCCTGTTCATAAGTACGGTTGCTCCGGGAACTGCTGCAAATAAAAAAAAGCCGAGGTTTTTTTTCAGAAAATAGATGTATTCCTCATAATAATTCACTTGTGTCTGAAGCACATGCGAAATCACACCTTTATTATAAGCTATCCCGAGCAGGAATAAAAATACTATGCCTATGTATAAAACGTTTTTTTGTCTGAGAATATTCATATCCCTGTTCTGTTTCAGGAAGGATATTATTAAAAAGAGCAAAAAAACAACGATCAGAGTATAACCGAATACATGGGACAAAACAGTTGCTATAAACGAAGCAGCTAGCAATAACAGACGTTTTTTGTCCCTGCTACTGACGTAACCGTAGAACAGGTACAATGACAGGAGATAAAAGAATTGCAATTGCTGGTACATTCTTGCCTGCCTTGACCATGCTATCTCCCATACGGAGAAGGCCACCAGGATTGCTGCGATGATCCCGATCCTTTTGTTACCCCACCTGCTGCCGATATGATAAACGAGGAGTATGGTCAGGGCTCCGAAGATCACACTGGGGAACCTGCCTGCAAACTCATTGACACCAAAAACGCTGAAGGAAAGCGATATCAGAAACGTGTTGAGGATCGCACGTCCATAAAAGTGGCCTGAGGTAAAAACAGGAGCCCCATTTTCGGACAGGGCGATTGCCGCAATCGAACTAATTGTTTCATCAAACCAGAAGGACTCACTTCCGAGGCTGTGTATTCTTAAAATGAAGCCTGATATTAATACAGCCAGGATTACGATATTGTTCCTGATCAATTGCAGTCCGTATTTCATGGTAACCTGATATGATATTTAAGAACCAGATGCTCTAAAACTATTACCCTATCTGGAAGACTTAATATTAAAGTGTTGGTTT
Encoded proteins:
- a CDS encoding V-type ATP synthase subunit C, with translation MRLLQKFKRGYGSGSKGHTNYAYTIPRVRAMKSKLLPKETYPRLMNMSIDEITRFIGESGYKEDVDELALTYEGVDLIEHSLNRNLSVTFRKLLNISEGEVNFLISEYVKEYDIWNIKTILRGKYCRASTKEILESLVAGGTLTYTFLSSLAGKEVEDVISEFEGTEYYPILKNYNGTNLSDVENQLDKLYYAGLFAVAGGSKSKDRKLFAKFIRAGIDIKNLMILFRLKRAGITDPQMMGIMIEGGLEIEPKDIQKLMPLSFEEFIEELDNYSYWKEISDLVNPGMQSLIDVETRLKKYRLKSAASFSHVYPLSIVPIMDYMLTKQNEVNNLRIIVRGKAANLSDEVIREQLVI
- a CDS encoding V-type ATP synthase subunit D translates to MGVKDVKPTRSELIELKKKIKLSQGGHKLLKMKRDGLILEFFEILGKAKDVRTELDAAYEVASRRISIANAVDGTITVKSTSFALQGKPEIELESRNIMGVVVPKIESSSVHKTLDERGYGIVGTSSYTDEAADSYEILVEKIILAAEIETTIKKLLEDIEKTKRRVNALEFKVIPELQEAMNFIRLRLEEMERENTFRLKRIKG
- a CDS encoding V-type ATP synthase subunit A — protein: MAGPVVTIRGIRPKMYDVVHVGHEGLMGEVIRIQGDKATVQVYEDTSGIRPGEPVVNTGMSLSVELGPGLLESIYDGIQRPLMVLQEKMGDFIQRGVTANGLDRERVWEFKPLVRNGDSVKGGDVLGLVQETENIEHKIMVPPAVSGTISEIKSGSFKVDETICVLSSGTEISMMQKWPVRKPRPVGKKLMPNRPLITGQRILDGLFPVAKGGTAAIPGPFGSGKTVTQQQLAKWSDTDIVVYIGCGERGNEMADVLNEFPELQDPKTGRPLMERTVLIANTSNMPVAAREASVYTGITIAEYYRDMGYDVSLMADSTSRWAEAMREISSRLEEMPGEEGYPAYLSARLSEFYERAGYVRTLEGQEGSITVIGAVSPPGGDFSEPVTQNTLRIVKVFWALDAKLAQRRHFPSINWLTSYSLYTQGLADWFSENVAPDWVTLRDHAMDLLQQEAELQEIVQLVGSDALPEDQQIVLEISRMIREYFLQQNAFHPVDTYCPFDKQYKLLKAISKYGEMATAALESGIPMKDILSVESKDELAKVKFEEDFQSALDAVMTKMDKEFAQLGGK
- a CDS encoding V-type ATP synthase subunit F, whose product is MELAVVGRSEFVTGFRLAGVRKIFEVNDGELEPIVHKILEDREVGILVMHGDDLNKLPETLRNTINDSVEPTVVTLGGSGQSSNLREKIKQSVGVDLWK
- a CDS encoding V-type ATP synthase subunit B → MTKEYKTITEISGPLVFLEKTEPVGYGELVLINLPDGTTKRGQVLDTSADLVAVQVFEGTGGLNEESGVVFTGETIKLPVSKDMLGRILSGSGEPLDGGPRIIPEDRVDVNGASMNPYSRMPPEDFIQTGISTIDGTNTLVRGQKLPIFSGSGLPHNEIALQIARQAKVPGSTEEFAVVFAAMGITSEEAQYFMEDFEKTGALERAVVFLNLADDPAVERLITPRMALTAAEYLAYEHDMHVLVILTDITNYCEALRQMGAAREEVPGRRGYPGYMYTDLASLYERAGVIKGRKGSVTQFSILTMPGDDITHPIPDLSGYITEGQIVVSRELHRKGIYPPINVLPSLSRLMNSGIGAGKTRDDHKAVSDQMYAAYAEGRDLRGLVAIVGKEALSERDQRILEFADLFEDRFVRQGRDEDRTIEDTLNVSWSILAELPEALLTRVDNKYIEKYHPAHKSK